A region of the Chryseobacterium cucumeris genome:
TGCAAAAGATGAAAACGACGCAACTGTTTTTGATTTCCGTAAGAAATATCTGAAGAAAAAACTGTTCAGCATTGTTGCAGATCAGACAGGAAATTTATTTAACCCTAATGTCTTTACCATGGTCTGGGCAAGAAGATTTGCCGGCTACAAAAGAGCAGAACTTCTTCTCCATGACAAAGAAAGATTCTACAGACTTCTGAACAATCCAAAATATCCGGTACAGATTATCTGGGCAGGAAAACCTTACCCAATGGACTACTCTGCTATTTCTACATTCAATACCCTGGTAGAAGAAAGTAAAAATCATAAAAATATGGCTGTTCTTACGGGTTATGAGCTTTCTTTAAGCAAGTCTTTAAAACAGGGCTCTGATGTATGGCTTAATAACCCAAGGGTTCCAAGGGAAGCTTCAGGAACTTCCGGTATGACGGCTGCCATGAACGGATCTGTCAATTTATCTACAGATGACGGCTGGATCCCGGAATTTGCAAAACATGGAGACAACTCTTTCGTAGTTCCCAAAGCAGATTATCTGAATATGAGTATTTACGAACAGGATAATTATGATTTAAATAAGTTGTATGAAATTCTTGAAAATGAAATTCTTCCCACCTATTACGACCGCCCTGATGAATGGAGAAAAATCCAGCACAATGCAATGGATGATGTGAAAGATCATTTCAACAGTGACAGAATGGCGGATGAATACTACAGAATCCTCTATAATAATCAAAAATAGAATTAATGAGCAATGTCTTGAACACACCTGAATCCGGTATGTTCAAGACTTGTATCAGGACTGCTTTTCATACGTCTGGCCACCCTGTATCCACTGCAGTAACTATCATTGCATAAAAAGCTTCCTCCCCGAAGACTGCGTTTAACACTATACGGTTCCTGAGGGTCATAAGATCTGTCAGCGCCCTGAGGATTTAAAACCAGTCTGCCTTCCAGTTTTTTATAGTAATCATAATTGTATAAATCGCTGCACCATTCCCAAACGTTTCCAGCCATATCATACAATCCATATCCGTTGGCTTTAAATGATTGTACAGGGGCAAGGGTACCATAGCCGTCTTTCTTTTCATTGAGGTACGGAAACTTTCCTTCCCAGCTGTTTGCTTTAGGAATTCCTTCATTGATGGGTTCATTGCCCCACGGATAGATATTATTTTTTAATCCGCCCCGTGCTGCAAATTCCCATTCTGCTTCTGTGGGCAAACGTTTACCGGACCATTTACAATATGCCTGTGCATCATCCCAGCTTATATGTACTACGGGATAATTGTCTTTCCCTTCAATATTGCTTGCCGGCCCCTGGGGATGTTTCCAGCTCGCACCTTTTACCCATTTCCACCATTGGCTGAAATCATTCAGATTCACAGGCTTGGTTGTTGGTTTAAACACCAATGAAGCAGCTACCAACAAACTATCCGGAGGTTTTGGAGTACCCTTAGGAAGGTTTTTCTTTAATTCGTCCCAATCGGGTTTACGTTCTGCCGTTGTGATATAGCCTGTAGCATTTACAAATTTATTGAACTGTGCATTCGTCACTTCTGTTATATCCATATAAAACGGAGAAACCTTCACTCTATGTTTAGGGTATTCATCTGGATCAGCCTGACTATTATCGCCTCCCATATCAAACTCTCCTCCGGGGATTAGCACCATTGCTTCCAGAGAAGTTTTTCCATTAAAACTGATATGAGAAGAATCTGTTGTCCCTAATCTCTTCGGAATAGTCATGCAGGTATGCCCGGGTTTATTTCCCACAGGTTCTACGGCTTTATTTTTATTACAGGAACATACCAAACTTAATACTCCTGTACAAATTATCATTTTTATGGAAAACATCATCTTTATCTGAATATTTACAGTTTTTTATGATTTCGGTTTACTGTATCTCCATCCTTTTTTCAACTGAAGTGAAAGCTGATTGACTATTTTTTTAGAAGGAACTTCTTCAGCAATATTTATATTTTCGTCAGGATCATTTTTATGATCATAGAGCTCTCGGGCCAGATAAGCTCCGGGCTTTTCAGTCTCTTTATTCCATTCGAACCATTCTACATATCGATACCTGTCGGTACGGATGGCATATCCCATTCTTTCTACATTTTGTCCCCCTTTGGCTTTTACCCCGTATCTTCCCAATAAAAACTGACTGTAGGCTGCTGTTTTCCATTTACGGTCAGAATCCGAAAGCAGAGGTTTCATACTCGTTCCCTGAAGATAATCTGGAATTTTTATTCCGCTCATATCACATAAAGTAGGATAAATATCAACAAACTCTGTAAGTGCATTGCTGGATTTTCCTTTTGCTTTCACTCCTGCCCCACTGATAATAAGCGGTACTCTGGTATCAATCTCATAGTTGCTCTGTTTGCACCAGCTGTTATGCTCTCCCAGTTTCCAGCCATGATCTCCCCACAATACAATAATGGTATTTTCAC
Encoded here:
- a CDS encoding formylglycine-generating enzyme family protein — protein: MIICTGVLSLVCSCNKNKAVEPVGNKPGHTCMTIPKRLGTTDSSHISFNGKTSLEAMVLIPGGEFDMGGDNSQADPDEYPKHRVKVSPFYMDITEVTNAQFNKFVNATGYITTAERKPDWDELKKNLPKGTPKPPDSLLVAASLVFKPTTKPVNLNDFSQWWKWVKGASWKHPQGPASNIEGKDNYPVVHISWDDAQAYCKWSGKRLPTEAEWEFAARGGLKNNIYPWGNEPINEGIPKANSWEGKFPYLNEKKDGYGTLAPVQSFKANGYGLYDMAGNVWEWCSDLYNYDYYKKLEGRLVLNPQGADRSYDPQEPYSVKRSLRGGSFLCNDSYCSGYRVARRMKSSPDTSLEHTGFRCVQDIAH